AGGCGTGCCCGACGGCCCTCCTCCCCCGAACGAACGAACGACCACGGAGCGAATCGACGATGAGCCAACCGACTGACCCCCGGCCCGCGACCCAGCCGGCACTCGCCGCGATCGCGGCCCGGCTGGTCGCGCCGGCCGTCGTGCTGGTGGTCCTGGTCTGGGCCTACCTGACGGAGGTCACCGGCCTCGTCGAGTCCTGGTCCAACGACCCGAACTATTCGCACGGCTTCCTGGTCGGGCCGGTCGTCGCCTTCATGTTCTGGTGGCTCTGGCCCCGGGGGGCCGAGGCCGACCGGATCCGGCCGTCGGCCTGGGGTTGGGTCCTGCTCGTCGCCCTGGTCGCCGCCCGCTTCTCCCTGTTCCAGACCGGCGAGTACTGGCTGGAGGGCTTCACCCTGGTGCCCACGGTCGCGGCCCTGGTGCTGGCCTACGGCGGCTGGCCGCTGCTGCGTCGCACCTGGCCGGCGGTGGCCTTCCTGATCTTCATGTACCCCATCCCCGCCGCCCTCAACAGCCAGGTCTCGCTGCCCTTGCAGCGGATGGCCAGCATCAGCAGCGCCACCCTGCTGCGGCTCCTGGGCTTCTGGGTGATGGACGAGGGGAACGTGCTGGTCGTCGGCGGCGAGCAGCTCGAGGTGGCCGCCGCCTGCAACGGGCTGGCGATGCTCATGAGCCTGGCGGCCACGATCGCCGCCACGGTGATCTTCGTGCCGATGGCCGTCTGGAAGCGGATCGTGCTGCTGCTGAGCGTGGTGCCGGTGGCGCTGCTGTGCAACGTGCTCCGGATCGCCGGCACCGCCTATGCCTACCACCTGCTCGGCTCCGAGCAGGGGGAGAAGGTGGCCCACGACGTCGCCGGCTGGCTGATGATGCCGATGGCCCTGGTCATGGTCCTGCTGGAGCTGGCCTGGCTGTCCTGGCTGGTCACCGAGGTGGAGGTCGAGGAGCCGGTCTCGCCGACGCTGCTGGCCACCTCGGCCGGCCTCGGCCGGCCGTCCCGCTGAGCCGGGCGTCGCATCGTCTCGAATCGAACTCGAGGCCGAGACCCAGGCGAGGTCGCCATGCCACCCGCTCCGATCCGAGTCTGGGGCCTGCCGCTGGCCCCACTCACCCGCCCCCAGGCCGCCGAGGAGGTCGCCCGGCTGATCGCCGATGGCCGGCCCTCCTACTTCATCACCGCCAACGCCCACTACGCGATGGTCTCCGACGCCGACCCGGCGATGCGTCCCATCAACGAGTCGGCCGCCTTCATCCTCGCCGATGGCGCCCCGCTGGTCTGGGCCTCCCGGTGGCGTCGGACCCCCCTGCCGGAGCGGGTCGCCGGCTCGGACCTGATCTACGACCTCTGCGCCCAGGCCGCCGAGCGGGGCCACCGCGTCTCCTTCCTCGGCGGCCCCCCCGGCGTGGCCGAGCAGGCGAGCCGGACGCTCGCACGCCTCTATCCCGGCCTGACCGTCGCCGGCGTCTGCTGCCCCCCGTTCCGGCCCCTGGCCGACGACGAGCGGGCCGCCTTGGTCTCCGAGATCCGGGACGCCCGGCCCGACCTGCTCTTCGTCGCCTTCGGCCAGCCCAAGGGGGAGCGTTGGATCCGGGAGCACCTGGAGGAACTGGGAGTGCCCGTCTGCGTCCAGGTCGGCGCCTCGCTGGAGTTCGTCGCCGGGAGGGTCCGCCGGGCTCCCCGATGGGTGCAGCGGATCGGCCTGGAGTGGGCCTGGCGGATCGGCACCGACCCGGCCCGGCTCGCACCCCGGTACGCCCGCAACGCCGCCTTCCTACTCCGCAAGGCCCTGGCCGACTTTCGCCGAGGCCGGGCCCCCGAGCCCGACCCGGGGCCCGAGTCCGAGTCCTCGACGACTCCCACCGATCCCCGGCCGTCCCCCGAGCCCGTCTCCTGACCGACCCCGCCCTCCCCCCGCCCCTCGACCGGATCTCCCCCATGTGCGGCATCGCCGGGATCATCGGCCGGATCGACGATCGGAACCGGGCGGCCCTTGGCCGGATGGCCTCGGCGATGCGCCACCGGGGCCCCGACGGCGAGGGGACCTGGGCCTCCCCCCCCGACGACCGGGGCCATGGCTGCCTGCTGGCCCACCGGCGGCTGTCGATCCTCGACCTCTCGACCGCCGCCGACCAGCCGATGGTCGACCCCGAGTCCGGCTCCTGCCTGGTCTTCAACGGGGAGATCTACAACTTCCAGGCGCTCCGGGACCGCCTCCGCTCCGAAGGGGCCTCGTTCCGGTCGACCGGGGACACCGAGGTCCTGCTCCGGTCCCTCTCCCGACGGGGCCCCGACGCCGTGGCCGGGCTCCGGGGGATGTTCGCCTTCGCCTGGTGGGACGAGCCGGGCCGATCGCTGGTGCTGGCGAGGGACCCGCTCGGGATCAAGCCGCTGTACGTCTCGGCCAACCCGGAAGGGCCCGAGGGGGGCTGGTCGCTGGCCTTCGCCTCGGAGGTCCGGGCCCTGCTGGCCTCGGGCCTGCTCGGCCGCCCCCGGCTCGACCCGAGGGCGGCGGCCTGCTACCTCTGGAACGGCTTCGTCCCCGGGCCGGTCACCGCCGTCCGGGGCATCGAGTCCCTCCGGCCCGGCGAGCTTCGCGTCCTCGACGCCTCGGGCCGGGCCCGACGCTCGGAAATCTACTGGTCGGTCCCCCGGCCCTCCCCCCACCTCGGCAACGGCCACCCGACCGACGGCCGCCCCGGCCCGATCGACGGGGCCCTGGGAGACGCCCTCCAGGAGTCGGTCGGCCTGCACCTGGTCAGCGACGTGCCGCTCGGGGTCTTCCTCTCGGGCGGGATCGACTCCGGGGCGGTGGCCAACCTGGCGCAGCGGGCCTCCGATCGGCCGGTGCAGACCTTCACCCTCGCCTTCGAGGAGGCCGAGCACAGCGAGGCCCCCTACTCCCGGGCCATCGCCGGGGCGATCGGCTCGGAGCACCGCGAGGTGGTCCTGAGCGGATCCCGGTTCGCCGGCGAGCTGCCCCGGGCCCTCGACGCCCTCGACCAGCCGACCTTCGACGCCCTGAACACCTACTTCATGTCGGTCGCCGTCCGGGAGGCCGGGCTGACCGTCGCCCTGGTCGGCACCGGCGGGGACGAGCTGTTCGGCGGCTACTCGAGTTTCCGGGACCTGCCGACCCTCCGCCGATGGGCCCGACGGACCCGATGGCTCCCCCGGCTGCCGAAGCGGGCGGCGGCCGTCCTGGCCTCGGCCGCCAAGGGTGGGCGAGGCCGGGGGCCGGTCCCCCCCCAGACCCGCTGGGCGAAGCTGCCGGAGATGGTGGCGGCCGGGGAGGACCTGCTCCTCCTCTACCAGCTCGCCTACGCCCTGTTCCTGCCCGAGATGCAGGCCTCGCTGATGCCCGACCTGCCGATCGACGGCTCGGTCGTCCACGGCCTCCCCGAGGGCCTCGCCTCCCGACTCCTGGCCGAGACCGACGGCCGGGGGACCCTGGAGGCGGTCAGCGTCCTGGAGCAGCGCTGCTTCCTCGGCGAGCGATTGCTGAGGGACTCCGACGCCGCCGGCATGGCCCCCTCGCTGGAGATCCGGCTGCCCCTGGTCGACCACCGGCTCCTCGGCCACGTCTCCGGGATGCCGACCGGCCCCCGGTACGAGCCGGTCGGCCGCAAGGCCGCCCTGCGGAGGGCCGGGCTGGTCGGGCTCGACCCCGCCCTGTTCGACCGGCCCAAGCGGGGCTTCGAGCTGCCCCTTGAGCGTTGGATCCGGGGCTCGCTCGGCCCCGAGATCGACGACACCCTGCGAGACCAGCGGCTCTGCTCCGCCGTCGGACTGCACGGTCCGACCGTCGGGCGGCTCTGGGACGCCTTCCGGGATGGCGCCCCGGGGCTCTACTGGTCCCGGATCTGGTCGCTCTACGTCTGGATCCGCTGGTGTCATGCTCATGGCGTTTTGCTCTAATCGGGACCGCCCCGACACCACTCCCCTGCCCTTGCCCCGATCGACCGACCGCCCCATGAGCCGACCCCGACTCTGCCTGATCACCCCCTGCCGGGACGAGGCCTCCTACGCCAGGAGGACCCTCGACAGCGTCCTCAACCAGACCCAGCCCCCCGACCTCTGGGTGATCGTCGACGACGGCTCGACCGACGAGACGCCCGAGATCCTCGACTCCTACGCCCGGGTGCACCCCTGCATCCGGGTCGTCCGCCGGGCCGACCGGGGCGCCCGGAAGGTCGGCCCGGGGGTGATCGACGCCTTCTACGCCGGCTACGAGGCGATCGACCCGTCGGAATTCGACTACGTCTGCAAGCTCGACCTCGACCTCGACCTCCCCCCCCGCTACTTCGAGATCCTGATCGACCGCATGGAGGCCGACCCCCGGATCGGCACCTGCAGCGGCAAGCCGTACTTCCGCCAGGGGGATCGACTGGTCAGCGAGAAGTGCGGCGACGAGAACTCCGTCGGCATGACCAAGCTCTACCGCCGGTCCTGCTTCGAGCAGGTCGGCGGCTTCGTCAGGGAGGTCATGTGGGACGGCATCGACGGCCACCGCTGCCGGATGCTCGGCTGGGTCGCCGCCAGCTGGGACGACCCCGACCTCCGCTTCGAGCACCTCCGCCCCATGGGCACCAGCCACAAGGGCTGGTGGACCGGCCGCTCCCGCCACGGGTTCGGCCAGTACTTCATGGGGACCGCCCCCTCCTACATGGTCGCCAGCGCCCTGTTCCGGATGACCCGGCCGCCGCTGGTCGTCGGCGGCCTGGCGATGCTCTCCGGCTACTTCGGCGCGATGCTCCGGGGCCTCCCCCGCTACGACGACCCCGACTTCCGCCGCTTCCTCCGCTCCTACCAGCGCCATTGCCTGCTCCGGGGCAAGGCCCGGACCACCGAGGAGTACGACCACCGGTCCGCCTCCCGGTGGTCTCCCGACGCCCCCGCCTCCTCCCCGGTCCCGGGGCGTTCCCCCTCCTGAGTGGAGACGGTTCGCGGCTCGGTGCGCTTGCAGTGCGCCGAGCCGATCGGCCGATTTCCCTGATCCCGGTTCGATTTGCGCCGATTGAAATGGCTTCGCTCCGTCGAACGCCCCCGGTCGATTGGCTTCGTTTCGCGCCGACCGCTCCCGTCCCCCCTCCCGATCCCCGAACCGACCTCCCGCCCCGACCCCGTCGCCGCCCGTCAATGGCCCGGTGCGCCGGCCGTGCGCGGTCCGGTGCGCCCCCGGTGCGCCAACACTATCGGATGATGTTCTTTTCCAATTCATGACTTGCGTCGATCGAAATGGCTTCGTTCCGCGCGGCGCCCCCCGGCCGATTGGCTTCGTTTCGCGCCGGACCTCACGCCCGATTGGCTTCGTTTCGCATCGGGGCGCTGCGTACGCCCCGAGGGCGACCGACACCGCCAACGTGTCTGAGTGGACCCACCCAGCTTGCCAAAGACGACTCGCCGGGCGACGGGATCCCGCCGCCCCGGGGGACAACGCCCCGTATCCGATATCATCGAGGGAAGCCGCCCCGACATTCACACAAAATCGGCAAGGCGAGGCGCCGGAAGGCCCGATCGGCCCTCGATCGCTTGATGCGGAGGGACGGTAGGGCGATCCTGATGGGATGTCCCATTCGTCCGTTTCGGGGATCCGATAGCAACGGAGCAAAAACCAACGAACTTGGCTCAAAGCCCCGGCCTCGCCGTGTGGCAGCTTCTCGAAACTGGTCTCTGGCCGCCCGATTCGAGAAGACTCATTCGAGAGTGATTATCAAGAACCCGGAACCCTAGGAATCCAGGGCTTCCTACCGAAACCCTGACGGTCTCTCGATATCGGTCGTTTGCGAGAGCCACGGCGGCGGAAGATCGTTAGTTTTTGCACCGTTGCTATCGGATCCCCTTCACGGTCGTTCGAGCAGCTCGAGGACCACGCCCTCGTCGCCACGCAGTGCGACGCGGCCACCAACGGCCTCGCCCGCTCGGCCCGGCACCGTGGAGAGGAGCACGCGGCTGGACTCGACCGACACGTCGACGGACAGAGGGGCCGCGCCGAGGTTCAGGGCCACCAGCAGCCGACGCCCGCCCGACTCCCGCAGGTAGGCGAGCCAGCCTTCCCCGGATCCCGCCGGCGTGTAGGACCCGGCGCGCAGGGCCGGCTCGTCGCGGCGCAGCGCGATCAGCCGGCGGTAGAGGCCTAGCATCGAGGACGGGTCGTCCCGCTGGGCGGTGACGTGGATTGCGCGGGCGTCCACGGCCAGCGGCAGCCAGGGCTCGCCCGCCGTGAATCCCGCCCCCGGCGTGTCATCCCACGGCATCGGAGTCCGCGCCGGGTCGCGCCCGAGCCCCAGCCCCGGCGTGTTCTTCTCCCAGGGGTCGCGCACCCGGTCGGGCGGGATCGGCACGTCGCGCATGCCGAGTTCGTCGCCGTAGTAGAGCGTCGGCGTCCCGCGGAGCGTCAGCAGCAGCATCGCCGCCACCCGCGCCTGGGCCGACCCGACCCGGCTGGCGATCCGCGGCTTGTCGTGGTTGCCCAGCACCCAGTTCGGCCAGCCGTGGGCCGGCAACAGGCCCTCGTAGGCGGCGATCGCCGCGGCCAGCGTCGGCGCGTCCCAGGGCAGCCCGATGAGCTGGAAGTTGAACGGCAGGTGCACCCCCGTCCCGGCGTCGCCGTAGTAGGCCACCAGGCGCTCGACCGGCAGGTAGATCTCGCCGACCATCAGCCGCTCGCCGTAGGAGTCCAGCAGCCGGCGCATCTCGGCGATGACCTCGTGCACCTCCGGGCGGTCGGTCGTGTAGGTCGGCAGCAGGGCGCGGTACGGCCACATCCCGGGGCGGTATCCCGGGTTCGGCGGGTTGTCGCGGAACTGCTCGTCCTTGACCAGGTGCCAGATCACGTCCACCCGGAATCCGTCCACGCCGCGGTCCAGCCAGAAGCGCATCACGTCGAGCATCGCGGCGCGGACCTCGGGGTTGCGCCAGTTGAGGTCCGGCTGCTCGCGGAGGTAGGCGTGGTAATAGTACTGGCCGGTGGCCGGGTCGAACTCCCAGGCGCTGCCGCCGAAGTTGCTCAACCAGTTGGTCGGGGGGGAGCCGTCGGGCCTCGGGTCGCGCCAGATGTACCAGTCCCGCCTGGGGCTCGTGCGGCTCGATCGCGCGTCGATGAACCACGGATGCTGGTCGGAGGTGTGGTTGGGCACCAGGTCGAGTAGCAGCCGGAGGCCGCGGCGGTGGGCCTCGGCCAGCAGGGCGTCGAAGTCCTCCAGGGTGCCGAAGATGGGGTCGACGTCGGTGTAGTCGACGATGTCGTAGCCGAAGTCCTTCATCGGCGACGGGTAGATCGGCGAGAGCCAGATCGCGTCGACGCCCAGCCACTGCAGGTAGTCCAGGCGGCGGATCACCCCGCGCAGGTCACCGACGCCGTCGCCGTCGGAGTCCTGGAACGAGCGCGGGTAGACCTGGTAGATGACCGCGCGTTCCCACCAGCTCATCGTGCTCGCCCCGGCCATCGTCGCCCCCGCTCAATCGGTCGCCCCGGCCCGGAACCAGCCGTAGCCGAAGGCATCGAGGCGGAACCGATGCCCAGATCCGACGGCCTCTTCCTCCGCCGGCCCGAAGACGCGTTCCAGGCCATCGGTGCCGTGACCCTCCATTTCGACCGTCGCCGTGCAGGGCTCGCCGCCGAGGTTGTGGACGGCCACCAGCCGGCTGCCCTTCCAGTCGACCAGGTGGGCCAGCACGCTCGGCCGGTCGGCCGGCAGCACCCGGTCCTGTCCCCGGCCGAGCTCCGGGCAGGCGCGTCGGGCGGCGATCGCCCGCTTCATCCAGTTGAGCAGCGAGTCGGGGTCGGCCTGCTGGGCCGCGACGTTGACGCGGTCGTAGGCGAAGGGCCCGGAGTCGATCACCGGGCGGATCAGCCGGTCGGCGGGGGCGTCGGAGAAGCCGGCGTTGGGGGCGTCGTGCCACTGCATCGGCGTGCGCACCGCGTCTCGTCCCTCGAGCGACAGGTCGTCGCCCATGCCGATCTCGTCGCCGTAGGCGATGACCGGCGTGCCCTGCAGGGTGAGCAGCAGGCTGAAGGCCAGCTCCAGCCGCCGGCGGTCGCCGCCGAGCATCGGGGCCAGGCGGCGGCGGATCCCGCGGCCGAAGATCCGCATCGAATCGTCCGGGGCGAAAGACTCGTACACCCGCCGCCGCTCCTCGTCGGAGAGCCGCTCGAGGTCCAGCTCGTCGAGGTTGCGGAGGAAGTTCAGCCACTGGCCCCCCTCGGGGATCGCCGGCAGCTCCCCCAGGCAGCGGGCGATCGGCTCGGCCCGCCCGGTCGCCAGGGCGAGGAAGAGGTCGTTGTCGAGCAGGAAGTTGAAGACCATGCTGAGCTGGTCGCCGTCGCCGAAGAAGGCAGCCGCCTCGTGCAGCGGCACGTCGGCCTCGCCGATCAGGGCCGTACCGGGCCGGCGGGCGGCGGCGAAGTCGTGCAGCTCCTTGAGGACCCCGTGCCCCTGCTCCGGGGCCGTGCCGGGCAGGCCCTTGTCCTCGATCATGTGCGAGGCGGCGTCGAGGCGGAAGCCGGCGATGGGGAACGACAGCCAGAAGTCCATGACCCGGCGGATCTCGTCGCGCACCTCCGGGTTGGCGACGCGCAGCTCCGGCTGGAAGTGATAGAAGCGGTGGTAGTAGTGGGCGCCGGCCCGCTCGTCGAAGGTCCAGACGGTCTGCTCCTCGCCCGGGAAGATGCTCTGCTGCCCCGGCCCGGGCGGCGGCGGGCTCACGGCCCAGACGTAGTAGTCGCGGAAGCGTGACCCCGGGTCGCGGCGCGCGGCCTGGAACCACGGGTGCTCATCGGAGGTGTGGTTCATGATCAGGTCGAGCACCACGCGGAGCCCACGCTCGCCGGCGCGGCGGAGGAACTCCTCGAAGTCCTCGAGCGTGCCGAGTCGGGGATCGACGCCGTAGTAGTCTCGGACGTCGTAGCCGTTGTCGCGGGCGGGGGAGGGATAGAAGGGCAGCAGCCAGAGGCAGGTGATGCCCAACTCGGCGAGGTAATCGATCCGGCTGGTCAACCCCGGGAAGTCGCCGACGCCGTCGCCGTCGGAGTCCCGGAAGGTGCGGACGTCGACGGCATAGACGACGGCCTCCTTGTACCAGGTGTCGCCCATGGCCGCTCCCCCTCCCCCGGTCGCCTGGCCGATCCGATCGGCCGCGGGCAGGCCACCGCCGGGACCCGTGCTACGGAGGCTGAATCGGATGACGTGCGATCCCCGTACCGGGGGACCACACCGGTGGCCCGATCGCCCCAGCGGCAGTGCAATTTCCGCGCCCTAGAGCGACGACCGTCGGGGTCGAGGACCCCGCCGAGCAGTAGGAAGGCGGCGTGGCCGGGGCCCGGACGACGCCAGCCACGGTCACACCTCCACGAGGGCACCTGCCCGAGCGTCGAGAACCGGCTCAGGTGGACTGGCGTCTTCGCCTCAGCCATAAGCCACTGGCCAAGAGGGTGCCGAGGATCCCACCGGCCAGGGTCGAGGGCTCGGGGACGGCGGTGACGTTCGGGATCTTTACGAAGCGCTCGCTGTCGAAGCCGCCTCCCGGCTTCTGGCCGGCATCTCGGACGTGAGTGCCGATGCGAATATCTTAGTTATGTGCACATCTGCAAAATTCATGGTTGCCTGTGACGCCCCTGGGCCAGGGCGGCTACGACGTCGGCGTAGGTCTTGCCGCTTTGCAGCGTGAACAGGATGCCCGACTCCTCCCCGGCGCCGATCCCGCCCGCATTGTCGTTGAGGTTGTCCGCGACGAAGCCCATCGTGCGGATGAACTTGATTGGCGAGAGATCGTTGCCCCCCGGGAGGTTTGGCGAGGTCTTGATGAATCGAGCAGACGAATATCGCGTCCTCCCTCGCCAACGAGGCAGGACCACGAAGAGGGCCAGGCCTTCGTACCCCCCCGGCGAAGTCGAGGTCGACTGTCGAACCGAACCACCGGGCATCCCAGCCGTCGAGCTTCATCGGACGCATCGGCCGGAACCTGCACGTTCGGCTCGATGCCGTTGTGTCGCCTCCCACTATTCATATCGATGAGATCCATCTGAACTTTTCTCTAATATATATCTCGCATAATCAAGCTATAATTTTCGCTCTACTCGCAGCAAAACTACGCAAAAAATCTCCTGATTAAGCACACGGCGGAGGAATCGCATTACAATTCCTTCGGGCCTGGCGGGGTCGCTGGGGCCGTCTCGACCCCAGTCGGGCCCCACCGGCTGGCGTGGCGAGGCGCCGACGCCTGGCCGCTTGAGCCGACCCGGGAATGCACGGCCGTCGTCCCCTGCCCCGGGGGCGGCGGCCGTTCGCGTGCTGGGATTGTTCATTCCGGGAAACACCCCGTCCCACTCGCCTCGGGAACGTGCGTTAGGGGGTGGGCCGGTTTGTGGTTTGAGTTGGGTGTCGGCGGGGTCGGGCGATGCTGGCCGGGACGCCGACACCCGGCGGCCTCCGCCCCGACGATGTCGATTCGGGGAAACGTCCTGTCCGATTCCCCTGCCACCGCAACGACTCGGGGTATAGGTCGGTCGAGTGGGGGCGATGGCGTCCCGAGGCGATGCTGGCCCGGGACGGCGCCCCCGCAGTTCCGGGGAGGGTCCCGTCATGCTGCACGCCGTGTCTTCGGTGCTGGGGGATGCCCGGCTGCATGTGGCGCTCGCGATGCCGGCGCTGGTCGGCCTGTGCCTCGGCGGCCCCAAGGTCATCGACTCCTGGCGTCCGCCCCGCGAGACCTCCTGGTACGTCGACTCGGTCCCCCCGATCGTCGATCGCTGCCCCGAGCCGGAATGCCGATTCTGCGTGACGAACCGGCGCTTCGCCCATAGCCAGTGGTGATCATTCCGGGTCGGGGTCGGGCTCGGGGGGCGGGCCGAGGACGGGCAGGGGCGGGGCCGATTCCGGGCTGTCGGATCGGAAGTCCTCGCCGACCAGGGCGGCGATGGTGGCGGCCACCTGGGACTGGGTGGTCGGGACGCCTCCTCGGACCCCGAGGGCGGGGGTGTCCGGGCCCATGACGGCGATCCAGAGGGACTCGGCGCCGGGCACGTCTTGGCCGTGGTCAGGCCAGTCGGCCCCGGTGGTGCCCCGGCCGTGGTCGGTGGTGACGACCAGGGCGGTCCGGTCCCGGTACTCGGGCATGGATTGGAGGGTCGTCCAGAGTTCACCGAGGAAGCGGTCGGAGCGGTGGGCGGCGTCGAGGTAGCGGTCGTATCGCCGCTCGTGGGCCCATTCGTCGGTCTCCCCGAGGCCGACGTAGAGCACCCGGGGTTTGTGGCGGGCCAGGTGTTCGAGGGCGGCCTCGATCGAGATCGCGTCGAAGGCGTTGGACGGCCAGTAGTGCGGGAGTCGGTCGACCATCCGGTTGAGGAATCGCTGGCGGTCGGTCAGGGGTTCGTCGTCGATCGGGGTCCAGCCGGCGAGGACCTCCAGGTTGTTTCGATCCGACCGGAGGATGGAGGGGAAGACGTCCCAGGTGCAGAAGGCGGCGACCCGGTTTTCGAAGGAGGGCCGCCCGTCGAGGAACTCGAAGACGGAGCGGTTGGGGTTCGGGATCTTGTCGTTGGAGGTGATCCGGGGGTCGCCGAAGCCGCAGAAGAGCTCGTTGTAACCGGGGTAGGAGAACTTCAGGCCGTTGGTGAGGGTGACGGGGGCGTCCTTCGAGCGGTCGCCGAAGATCTGGCCCTCCCGGGCGACGGTCCCCCAGAGGAACGGGAGCAGTGCCCGTCGGCGAGCCTCGGCGGAGTCCCGCCAGAAGCGGGCCTCCAGGCCCGGCACGTCCCGGACGCCCCCGGCCTGGCGGTCGATCAGGAGGCGGTCGGCCCCCCCGAAGAACTCCTCCGGGCGGAAGCCGTCGAGCGTGACGACGACGACGTTCCGGGCCCGGATCGGTGGCGATGCGTCCGACTGGCTCCAGGCCGGATCGGGCCCGGCGAGCAGGATTGAGGCGAGCAGGGCGATCCTCATGGGTGTGCTCCGGGGGGGAGGTCGGCGAGCGCGACGGCGGCCGACCGGGGCGCGGGGCGCGCGTTGGGGGGTCATCTTACCCCGGGGGCCGCCGATTCTCCCGCCCCCGAGGTCGGCCCCGAGGCGGGCCGGCGGGGGGTCGCGGCCGGGGCGGCGGGGAGGCGGTTCGATCGGGTATCATCGGGGCCCCGATGGGGTCGGCCGCCGACCCCGTCGGGATCGGTCCAGGCCATCGATGGCGTCTGATGATCGCGAGGCCGGCCCGGCAAGCGCCCGGGCCCTCGGAGGGATGAGGGATGAGGATCCTGCTGACGGGGGGCGCCGGCTACATCGGCAGCGCCTGCCTGCGATGGCTGGTCGATCACGGGCACGAGCCGATCGCCTATGACGACCTGTCGGAGGGGAACCCGCCGTCGGTGCCGGGGGATCGGCTGGTGGTCGGGGACATCCTGGACACCGACGCCCTGACGGACGCCCTCCGCTCCCACAAGGCCGAGGCGGTGATGCACTTCGCCGCGCTGGCGATCGTGCCGGACTCGGTGACGGACCCGGACGGCTACTACCGGGTCAACGTGCTGGGGACCAAGAGCGTGCTGGACGCGATGCGGAGGGCCGACGTGCCCCGGGTCGTCTTCAGCAGCACCTGCGCCACGTACGGCAACCTCGCCGAGATGCCGCTGACCGAGGACACCCCCCAGCGTCCCGAGCACCCCTACGGGACGACCAAGCTGGCGGCCGAGCGGATGATCGCCGACTACGCCCGGGCCTACGGCCTGGGATATGCGTTGCTCCGCTACTTCAACGCCGCCGGGGCGGATCCGGACGGCTCCCACGGGGAGGACCGGCGTCACGAGACGCACCTGATCCCGTTGACCCTGCAGGCGGCCGCCGGGCGCCGGCCGGGGCTGACGGTCTTCGGCGACGACTGGCCGACCCGGGACGGCTCCTGCGTCCGGGACTATGTTCACACGGCGGACCTGGCCGACGCCCACCAGAAGGCCGTCGAGGCGATCGGGCCGGGGGACGGCCGGATCTACAACGTCGGCTCGGGGCGCGGGGCGTCGGTCCTGGAGGTGATCCGGGCCTGCGAGGAGGTGGTCGGGCGGCCGATCCCCTTCGAGACGAGCGACCGACGCCCCGGGGACCCCCCCGAGCTGGTCGCCAGCCCTCGCAAGATCGCCTCGGAACTCGGGTGGAGTCCCCGGTATACTGACATCCGGGCGATCGTCGAGACGGCCTGGCGATGGCTCCGCTCCCACCCCGAGGGCTACGGCCCCAAGCCGGCCCGCCGCTGATCGGCACTCCGCCCCGCCTCGCCCCGGACCCGCATCCCAGGAACCCCGCCTGCCGTGACCGACGCCCCCCCCGCCCGATCGGAATCGACCGTCGAGCCGCCGCCCGAGGACCTCGGCGCCGTGGCGATCGGCCGCAACGAGGGGGCCCGGCTGGTCTCGTGCCTCGACTCGCTGGTCGGCCGGGCGGCCCGGGTCGTCTACGTCGACTCCGGGTCGACCGACGGCAGCGTCGAGGAGGCCCGGGCCCGGGGGGTGGAGGTGGTGGAGCTGGACACCTCGGTCCCCTTCACCGCGGCCCGGGCCCGCAACGCGGGGCTCGACCGGTTGCTGCAGTTGGCGCCGGGCCTGCGGTACGTGCAGTTCGTCGACGGGGATTGCGAGGTGGTCGACGGCTGGCTTGGTCGGGCCCGGGAGGAGCTGCGGTGTCGCCCCGGGCTGGCCGTGGCCTGCGGCCGGAGGCGGGAGCGGTTCCCGGAGGCGAGCGTCTACAACCGGCTGGCGGATCTGGAGTGGGACACGCCGGTCGGCGACGCGGAGGCCTGCGGCGGGGACGCGATGATCCGGGTCGAGGCGTTGCGGGAGGTCGGCGGCTACGACCCGACC
This Tautonia plasticadhaerens DNA region includes the following protein-coding sequences:
- a CDS encoding alpha-amylase family glycosyl hydrolase, which codes for MAGASTMSWWERAVIYQVYPRSFQDSDGDGVGDLRGVIRRLDYLQWLGVDAIWLSPIYPSPMKDFGYDIVDYTDVDPIFGTLEDFDALLAEAHRRGLRLLLDLVPNHTSDQHPWFIDARSSRTSPRRDWYIWRDPRPDGSPPTNWLSNFGGSAWEFDPATGQYYYHAYLREQPDLNWRNPEVRAAMLDVMRFWLDRGVDGFRVDVIWHLVKDEQFRDNPPNPGYRPGMWPYRALLPTYTTDRPEVHEVIAEMRRLLDSYGERLMVGEIYLPVERLVAYYGDAGTGVHLPFNFQLIGLPWDAPTLAAAIAAYEGLLPAHGWPNWVLGNHDKPRIASRVGSAQARVAAMLLLTLRGTPTLYYGDELGMRDVPIPPDRVRDPWEKNTPGLGLGRDPARTPMPWDDTPGAGFTAGEPWLPLAVDARAIHVTAQRDDPSSMLGLYRRLIALRRDEPALRAGSYTPAGSGEGWLAYLRESGGRRLLVALNLGAAPLSVDVSVESSRVLLSTVPGRAGEAVGGRVALRGDEGVVLELLERP
- a CDS encoding alpha-amylase family protein, whose amino-acid sequence is MGDTWYKEAVVYAVDVRTFRDSDGDGVGDFPGLTSRIDYLAELGITCLWLLPFYPSPARDNGYDVRDYYGVDPRLGTLEDFEEFLRRAGERGLRVVLDLIMNHTSDEHPWFQAARRDPGSRFRDYYVWAVSPPPPGPGQQSIFPGEEQTVWTFDERAGAHYYHRFYHFQPELRVANPEVRDEIRRVMDFWLSFPIAGFRLDAASHMIEDKGLPGTAPEQGHGVLKELHDFAAARRPGTALIGEADVPLHEAAAFFGDGDQLSMVFNFLLDNDLFLALATGRAEPIARCLGELPAIPEGGQWLNFLRNLDELDLERLSDEERRRVYESFAPDDSMRIFGRGIRRRLAPMLGGDRRRLELAFSLLLTLQGTPVIAYGDEIGMGDDLSLEGRDAVRTPMQWHDAPNAGFSDAPADRLIRPVIDSGPFAYDRVNVAAQQADPDSLLNWMKRAIAARRACPELGRGQDRVLPADRPSVLAHLVDWKGSRLVAVHNLGGEPCTATVEMEGHGTDGLERVFGPAEEEAVGSGHRFRLDAFGYGWFRAGATD
- a CDS encoding alkaline phosphatase family protein; this encodes MRIALLASILLAGPDPAWSQSDASPPIRARNVVVVTLDGFRPEEFFGGADRLLIDRQAGGVRDVPGLEARFWRDSAEARRRALLPFLWGTVAREGQIFGDRSKDAPVTLTNGLKFSYPGYNELFCGFGDPRITSNDKIPNPNRSVFEFLDGRPSFENRVAAFCTWDVFPSILRSDRNNLEVLAGWTPIDDEPLTDRQRFLNRMVDRLPHYWPSNAFDAISIEAALEHLARHKPRVLYVGLGETDEWAHERRYDRYLDAAHRSDRFLGELWTTLQSMPEYRDRTALVVTTDHGRGTTGADWPDHGQDVPGAESLWIAVMGPDTPALGVRGGVPTTQSQVAATIAALVGEDFRSDSPESAPPLPVLGPPPEPDPDPE
- the galE gene encoding UDP-glucose 4-epimerase GalE encodes the protein MRILLTGGAGYIGSACLRWLVDHGHEPIAYDDLSEGNPPSVPGDRLVVGDILDTDALTDALRSHKAEAVMHFAALAIVPDSVTDPDGYYRVNVLGTKSVLDAMRRADVPRVVFSSTCATYGNLAEMPLTEDTPQRPEHPYGTTKLAAERMIADYARAYGLGYALLRYFNAAGADPDGSHGEDRRHETHLIPLTLQAAAGRRPGLTVFGDDWPTRDGSCVRDYVHTADLADAHQKAVEAIGPGDGRIYNVGSGRGASVLEVIRACEEVVGRPIPFETSDRRPGDPPELVASPRKIASELGWSPRYTDIRAIVETAWRWLRSHPEGYGPKPARR
- a CDS encoding PEP-CTERM sorting domain-containing protein — translated: MRIGTHVRDAGQKPGGGFDSERFVKIPNVTAVPEPSTLAGGILGTLLASGLWLRRRRQST